In Candidatus Latescibacter sp., the following proteins share a genomic window:
- a CDS encoding DinB family protein produces MYRRIDDFIEDWKTESAATVKLLDALTDASLTHKVSPEGRTLGFLAWHIPLSIVEMANRAGLKVTGPAEDSSEPAHSADIAETYRDAARQLSESVKVNWTDASLDEELDMYGQVWKKRHILAVLLRHEGHHRGQMTVLMRQAGLKVPGIYGPSREEWTSYGMPPQK; encoded by the coding sequence ATGTACCGCAGAATCGACGATTTTATCGAGGACTGGAAAACTGAAAGCGCCGCGACCGTCAAACTCCTGGATGCTCTCACCGATGCATCTCTCACTCATAAAGTATCACCGGAGGGGCGCACCCTGGGATTTCTCGCCTGGCATATTCCACTGAGCATTGTGGAGATGGCAAACCGGGCGGGACTCAAGGTGACAGGCCCGGCGGAGGATTCATCCGAACCGGCGCACTCCGCTGATATCGCAGAGACTTATCGTGATGCAGCCCGTCAGCTTTCAGAAAGCGTGAAAGTGAACTGGACCGATGCTTCCCTCGATGAGGAGCTGGACATGTACGGCCAGGTCTGGAAAAAAAGACACATCCTCGCCGTTCTTCTCCGCCACGAGGGGCACCATCGCGGCCAGATGACCGTTCTCATGCGCCAGGCCGGACTGAAAGTTCCCGGCATCTACGGCCCATCAAGGGAGGAATGGACATCGTACGGCATGCCGCCGCAGAAGTAG